A stretch of the Aegilops tauschii subsp. strangulata cultivar AL8/78 chromosome 4, Aet v6.0, whole genome shotgun sequence genome encodes the following:
- the LOC109771755 gene encoding uncharacterized protein — translation MAPEWEAALGMELGMGSHYHHAPPSAAASPMNQHHHHHSAYSHSQPPHQYHFYGGAAGGDGADPMRVDEMLDLSSHLGAHDFFSGANNGAADNAPAQPAAAAASSSDHQHHHPSSFNLSFADEFYLPVPTEEAAELEWLSNFVDDSYPDIPNYPPAVQAAMAAAARNGGVVVKQENSASAAAPGRGARSKRSRAASAAAAAWHALAPRQPSPSSSSSSSDSKPARSGGGGGGVKKSGLVVGAAELGGGEQSGEVRRCTHCASEKTPQWRTGPLGPKTLCNACGVRYKSGRLVPEYRPAASPTFVLTQHSNSHRKVMELRRQNELVHLRGGVGGGVVSASSGSGGAAEHMFRDYGVC, via the exons ATGGCGCCGGAGTGGGAGGCAGCCTTGGGCATGGAGCTCGGCATGGGCTCGCACTACCACCACGCGCCGccatccgccgccgcctcgcccatgaaccaacaccaccaccaccactccgCATACTCCCACTCCCAGCCCCCGCACCAGTACCATTTCTACGGGGGCGccgcgggcggcgacggcgccgACCCCATGCGCGTCGACGAGATGCTCGACCTCTCCTCCCACCTCGGCGCGCACGACTTCTTCTCCGGCGCGAATAATGGCGCCGCCGACAACGCGCCGGCCCAGCCCGCGGCTGCTGCGGCCTCCTCGTCcgaccaccagcaccaccacccgTCGTCCTTCAACCTCTCCTTCGCCGACGAGTTTTACCTGCCTGTCCCG ACTGAGGAAGCCGCGGAGCTGGAGTGGCTGTCCAACTTCGTGGACGACTCCTACCCGGACATCCCCAACTACCCGCCGGCCGTGCAGGCGGCGATGGCGGCCGCCGCGAGGAACGGCGGCGTCGTGGTGAAGCAGGAGAATTCCGCGTCGGCGGCCGCGCCTGGCCGCGGCGCGCGGAGCAAGAGGTCGCGTGCGGCCTCCGCGGCCGCGGCAGCGTGGCACGCCCTGGCGCCGCGCCAgccgtccccgtcctcctcctcgtcatcctccGACTCGAAGCCGGCGCggtcaggcggcggcggcggcggcgtcaaGAAGAGCGGCCTCGTGGTCGGGGCGGCCGAGCTGGGCGGAGGGGAGCAGAGCGGCGAGGTGCGCCGGTGCACGCACTGCGCGTCGGAGAAGACGCCGCAGTGGCGGACGGGGCCGCTGGGCCCCAAGACGCTGTGCAACGCGTGCGGGGTGCGGTACAAGTCGGGGCGGCTGGTGCCGGAGTACCGCCCGGCGGCGAGCCCCACGTTCGTGCTCACGCAGCACTCCAACTCCCACCGCAAGGTGATGGAGCTGCGCCGGCAGAACGAGCTGGTGCACCTCCGCGGCGGCGTGGGCGGGGGCGTCGTGTCGGCGTCCTCCGGGTCCGGCGGCGCGGCGGAGCACATGTTCCGCGACTACGGCGTGTGCTGA
- the LOC109771756 gene encoding metalloendoproteinase 4-MMP, with protein MSSSSALPLPFPFFFFFLHLLLLFPPCCTGCSRHLLLHAGANYSTSLADMLHGGSNVTDGLRRYLARFGYASSSAPDDDPDGNLIVSLYQSTLGLPVTGRLDARTLDLLATPRCGVPDLHLQPNTTARFAFFEGQPRWARAPGHFLLTYAVVSSSPPYQPLPLPRRAVRRAFRRAFARWARVIPVRFRETRDYNMADVRVGFLAGDHGDGEPFDGPLGVLGHAFSPPSGQLHLDAAERWAVLGGNDGGSADAGAVDLESVATHEIGHVLGLAHSSVPDAVMYPSLKPRTRKTELTLDDVRGVQALYGSNPRFSLSSLSEPDTSSASPAAATTTRSPGKTTSTATATPLLLLVAVAVLC; from the coding sequence atgtcctcctcctctgctctccccctccccttccccttcttcttcttcttcttgcacCTCCTCCTCCTGTTTCCGCCATGCTGCACCGGCTGCtcccgccacctcctcctccatgcCGGCGCCAACTATTCCACCTCGCTCGCCGACAtgctccacggcggcagcaacgTCACCGACGGCCTCAGGCGCTACCTGGCGCGCTTCGGCTACGCCTCCTCCTCCGCGCCTGACGACGACCCCGACGGCAACCTCATCGTGAGCCTCTACCAGTCCACCCTCGGCCTCCCCGTCACCGGCCGCCTCGACGCCCGCACCCTCGACCTCCTCGCCACCCCGCGCTGCGGCGTCCCGGACCTGCACCTCCAACCGAACACCACCGCCCGCTTCGCCTTCTTCGAGGGCCAGCCGCGCTGGGCGCGCGCGCCGGGCCACTTCCTGCTCACCTACGCCGTCGTCTCCTCCTCGCCGCCCTACCAGCCGCTCCCCCTGCCCCGCAGGGCCGTGCGCAGGGCCTTCCGCCGCGCCTTCGCGCGCTGGGCGCGCGTCATCCCGGTGCGGTTCCGCGAGACGCGGGACTACAACATGGCGGACGTGCGCGTGGGCTTCCTCGCCGGCGACCACGGCGACGGCGAGCCCTTCGACGGGCCCCTCGGCGTGCTCGGCCACGCCTTCTCCCCGCCCAGCGGCCAGCTCCACCTCGACGCCGCCGAGCGCTGGGCCGTCCTCGGTGGCAACGACGGCGGCTCCGCGGACGCCGGCGCCGTGGACCTGGAGTCGGTGGCCACGCACGAGATCGGCCATGTGCTGGGCCTCGCGCACTCGTCGGTGCCGGACGCCGTCATGTACCCGAGCCTGAAGCCGCGGACGCGCAAGACGGAGCTGACCCTGGACGACGTCCGCGGCGTGCAGGCGCTCTACGGCTCCAACCCGCGGTTCAGCCTCAGCTCCCTCTCCGAGCCCGACACCTCCTCCGCCTCCCCCGCGGCGGCCACCACCACCAGGTCGCCCGGGAAGACGACGTCCACGGCGACGGCCACCCCGCTCCTATTGCTCGTCGCCGTCGCAGTCCTCTGCTAG
- the LOC109771757 gene encoding 2-oxoglutarate-dependent dioxygenase 11: protein MESLSVPSVQAMVAATGGVDVPPRYLRPEAVVEAVAGAGDDDGEAQIPIIDHRRLLLELDRRGEESSRLHRACQDWGFFQLINHNVPDDVVEGMKASLQEFFQLPAETKRRFAQQQGRLEGYGQLFVVSEDQKLDWADMLFLYAQPPEIRKTKLWPDQPATFRAALDRYSCAVKEVADSLLATMSENLGLKREVIADRCIGGLQSIRMNLYPPCAQADKVVGLSPHSDADLLTLVLQVNHVQGLQIKRNGSWFAVKPVEGAFVVNVGDIFEILTNGRYRSIEHRVVVDPKEERLSVAAFHSPNTRATIGPLKELVARADGEDVAYATVEHERLRELFFATKLEGKSFLERMKLPSTTS, encoded by the exons ATGGAATCTCTCTCCGTCCCGAGTGTGCAGGCCATGGTGGCGGCGACCGGCGGAGTCGATGTGCCGCCGAGGTATCTCCGGCCAGAGGCGGTAGTGGAAGCGGTCGCTGgtgccggcgacgacgacggggAGGCTCAGATCCCCATCATCGACCACCGGAGGCTGCTGCTGGAGCTGGACCGCCGCGGCGAGGAGTCCTCACGCCTCCACAGAGCCTGCCAGGACTGGGGCTTCTTCCAG TTGATTAACCACAATGTCCCGGACGACGTGGTGGAGGGAATGAAGGCCAGCCTCCAAGAATTCTTCCAGCTGCCCGCAGAGACCAAGAGACGATTCGCGCAGCAGCAAGGGCGGCTGGAAGGCTACGGTCAGCTGTTCGTCGTCTCGGAGGATCAGAAGCTCGACTGGGCCGACATGCTCTTCCTCTACGCACAGCCACCCGAGATCAGGAAGACCAAGCTCTGGCCTGACCAGCCCGCTACCTTCAG AGCGGCGCTGGATAGATATTCCTGCGCTGTGAAGGAGGTAGCGGATTCCCTCTTGGCGACGATGTCggagaacttgggactgaagcgAGAGGTGATTGCGGACAGGTGCATCGGAGGGCTGCAGTCTATCAGAATGAACCTCTATCCGCCGTGCGCTCAGGCAGACAAAGTCGTCGGCCTCTCCCCGCACTCGGACGCCGATCTCCTGACCCTCGTCCTCCAAGTGAACCATGTCCAAGGCCTGCAGATCAAGAGGAACGGCAGCTGGTTTGCAGTCAAGCCTGTCGAGGGCGCTTTCGTCGTCAACGTTGGTGATATCTTCGAG ATCCTGACGAACGGGAGGTACCGGAGCATCGAGCACCGCGTGGTGGTCGACCCCAAGGAGGAGCGGCTGTCGGTGGCGGCGTTCCACTCTCCAAACACGCGCGCCACGATCGGCCCTCTGAAGGAGCTTGTGGCGCGTGCCGACGGGGAGGACGTGGCCTATGCGACGGTGGAGCATGAGAGGCTGAGGGAGCTCTTCTTCGCGACGAAGCTGGAGGGGAAGAGCTTCTTGGAGCGGATGAAGCTCCCAAGTACTACTAGCTGA
- the LOC120963163 gene encoding 2-oxoglutarate-dependent dioxygenase 11, translating to MGSLPVPSVQALVEATGGDDVPPRYLRPDAAEEAVTGDGDGEAQIPIIDHRRLLLELDHGGEESARLHRACQDWGFFQLVNHSVPDDVVESMKVNIQQFFQLPAETKKRFAQERGQLEGYGQLFVVSEDQKLDWADMLFLYAQPPERRKTKFWPDQPATFRSTLDRYSGAVKDVSDSLLATMAKNLGLKRETIADKCIRGMQSFRMNYYPPCAQAERVVGLSPHSDANLLTLVLQVNHVQGLQIKRNGSWLPVKPVPGAFIVNIGDMLEVFTNGRYRSIEHRAVVDPKEERLSVAAFHFPDMDAMIGPLKELTAQEDDAYKTLDLESFMKIFFATKLEGKSFLDRMKLN from the exons ATGGGATCTCTCCCCGTCCCGAGTGTGCAGGCCTTGGTGGAGGCCACCGGCGGAGACGATGTGCCGCCGAGGTATCTCCGGCCAGATGCGGCAGAGGAAGCGGTCACcggtgacggcgacggcgaggctcAGATCCCCATCATCGACCACCGAAGGCTGCTGCTGGAGCTGGACCATGGCGGCGAGGAGTCTGCACGCCTCCACAGAGCCTGCCAGGACTGGGGCTTCTTCCAG TTAGTTAACCACAGTGTCCCTGACGATGTGGTCGAGAGCATGAAGGTCAACATCCAGCAATTCTTCCAGCTACCCGCAGAGACGAAGAAGCGATTCGCTCAGGAGCGAGGGCAGCTCGAAGGCTACGGTCAACTATTCGTCGTCTCCGAGGATCAGAAGCTCGACTGGGCTGACATGCTCTTCCTCTACGCACAGCCACCCGAGAGGAGGAAGACCAAGTTCTGGCCTGACCAGCCTGCTACCTTCAG ATCGACGCTGGATAGATATTCTGGTGCGGTGAAGGATGTATCAGACTCCCTTTTGGCTACGATGGCGAAGAACTTGGGACTGAAACGAGAAACGATCGCTGACAAATGCATCCGTGGAATGCAGTCTTTCAGAATGAACTACTACCCCCCATGCGCCCAAGCAGAGAGAGTCGTTGGCTTGTCCCCGCACTCTGATGCTAATCTGCTGACCCTTGTCCTCCAAGTGAACCATGTCCAGGGCCTGCAGATCAAGAGGAACGGCAGCTGGCTTCCCGTCAAGCCTGTCCCGGGCGCTTTCATCGTCAACATCGGAGATATGCTTGAG GTCTTCACGAACGGGAGGTACAGGAGCATCGAGCACCGGGCAGTCGTCGACCCCAAGGAAGAGCGGCTGTCGGTCGCGGCGTTCCACTTCCCAGACATGGACGCCATGATAGGTCCTCTGAAGGAGCTGACCGCACAAGAAGACGATGCCTACAAGACGTTGGACCTCGAGAGCTTCATGAAGATCTTCTTCGCGACGAAGCTCGAGGGGAAGAGCTTCTTAGACCGGATGAAGCTGAACTAG